The following are from one region of the Chromobacterium phragmitis genome:
- a CDS encoding AraC family transcriptional regulator, which produces MRTLYRNGGPDSPYLWRMLRALDYLWRHLDGPVPLERLAEEACLSPFHFHRVYRGLMAETVGETRQRLLLHRAAKQLADGSLPLSRVAARAGYGGTAAFVRAFARAYGESPGRYRQRRAFISRQDWETVMHEVTLLKQDKGLRVLMRRHVGSYMEIGQAFGALQAISPGCAVGDEPGRIFGMYLDDPEQTEEAKLRSIACVTVPDAWQERPLPDGFEWGEIPAGEYACVTHLGPYAELSTTWSWLYRHWLPGSGRAPGGVPCVEEYLNSPYDNPPTALRTRLMLSLA; this is translated from the coding sequence ATGAGAACGCTCTATCGCAACGGCGGCCCGGATTCGCCGTATTTGTGGCGGATGCTGCGGGCGCTGGACTACCTGTGGCGCCATCTGGATGGGCCGGTTCCGCTGGAGAGGCTGGCGGAGGAAGCTTGCCTGTCGCCCTTTCACTTTCACCGCGTGTATCGCGGCCTGATGGCCGAAACGGTGGGGGAGACTCGGCAGCGGCTGTTGCTGCATCGCGCGGCCAAGCAGTTGGCCGATGGCTCGCTGCCTTTGTCTAGGGTGGCGGCGCGCGCCGGCTACGGCGGCACCGCGGCCTTCGTCCGGGCCTTCGCCAGGGCTTACGGCGAGAGTCCGGGCCGCTATCGCCAGCGTAGAGCGTTCATTTCTAGGCAAGACTGGGAGACCGTGATGCATGAAGTGACATTGCTCAAGCAGGATAAGGGGCTGAGGGTGCTGATGCGCCGCCATGTCGGCAGTTATATGGAGATCGGCCAGGCCTTCGGCGCTTTGCAGGCCATCAGTCCGGGTTGCGCGGTCGGCGACGAGCCGGGCCGCATATTCGGGATGTATCTGGATGATCCGGAACAGACGGAGGAGGCCAAGCTGCGCTCCATCGCCTGCGTGACGGTGCCGGATGCCTGGCAGGAGCGGCCGCTGCCGGATGGGTTCGAGTGGGGGGAGATTCCCGCCGGTGAGTACGCTTGCGTGACGCATCTGGGACCGTACGCGGAGCTGTCCACTACTTGGTCCTGGCTGTACCGGCACTGGCTGCCCGGCAGCGGGCGCGCGCCCGGCGGCGTGCCGTGCGTGGAAGAGTATTTGAATTCGCCTTACGACAACCCGCCCACGGCTTTGCGCACCCGGCTGATGTTGTCGCTGGCCTGA